One window of the Chryseobacterium camelliae genome contains the following:
- a CDS encoding adenylate kinase, translating into MKLHVFGASGSGVTTLGRALSAETGLPYFDSDEYFWIKTETPFTEKRNPEERNRMIIEDLHKAGNWILGGSTFTWADNLFPDFDLVVFLYLPAGIRMERLKKREWERYGDVIFKDEERSRLHQEFITWAEGYDYKTELHNRTLKAHEAWLQQLKCPVLKIIGTQSVEEKVQLVLEKLSVL; encoded by the coding sequence ATGAAACTGCATGTTTTCGGAGCATCAGGAAGCGGGGTCACGACATTGGGGCGTGCTTTATCAGCAGAGACCGGATTACCCTATTTTGACAGCGATGAGTATTTCTGGATCAAAACAGAAACACCTTTTACCGAAAAACGGAATCCTGAAGAGAGAAACCGAATGATCATTGAAGATCTTCATAAAGCAGGAAACTGGATATTGGGCGGTTCTACTTTTACGTGGGCTGATAACCTTTTCCCAGATTTTGACCTCGTAGTTTTTCTATATTTACCAGCCGGAATCAGGATGGAAAGACTGAAGAAGAGGGAATGGGAAAGATACGGAGATGTCATCTTCAAGGATGAAGAAAGGTCAAGGCTGCATCAGGAGTTTATCACCTGGGCAGAAGGCTACGATTACAAGACTGAATTGCATAACAGAACCCTCAAGGCACATGAAGCATGGTTGCAGCAACTGAAATGCCCTGTTTTAAAAATAATCGGCACTCAGTCGGTAGAGGAAAAAGTACAGCTGGTTTTGGAAAAGTTGTCAGTATTATAA
- the truB gene encoding tRNA pseudouridine(55) synthase TruB: MTAEDLQSGHIFLLDKPLDWTSFQAVNKLKYKLKREFNLPKKFKIGHAGTLDPRATGLLIVCCGKFTKNIPEIQDAPKEYWTEIKIGVQTESYDTEKPEILHQDISDITEEQIRTVLEKFTGEIQQKPPVFSAIKIDGKRAYNLARAGEEVEMKSRATTILYINAIEIDLPFVRFTVGCSKGTYIRSLAHDIGQELGVGAYLTQLRRTKIGEYSVEQANSRFLENDFRFNDTEYISDAGKDTDQ; this comes from the coding sequence ATGACCGCAGAAGATTTACAGTCAGGACATATATTTTTATTGGACAAGCCATTGGACTGGACTTCTTTCCAGGCAGTCAATAAACTGAAATACAAACTTAAAAGGGAATTTAACCTTCCGAAAAAATTCAAGATCGGGCATGCCGGCACACTGGATCCCAGAGCCACCGGACTTCTGATTGTCTGCTGCGGGAAATTCACTAAGAATATCCCCGAAATACAGGATGCACCGAAAGAATACTGGACGGAGATCAAGATAGGGGTTCAGACCGAATCGTATGATACCGAGAAGCCTGAGATCCTTCATCAGGATATTTCTGATATTACCGAAGAGCAGATCAGGACGGTACTGGAAAAATTTACAGGGGAGATCCAGCAGAAGCCGCCTGTTTTTTCAGCCATAAAAATTGACGGGAAACGAGCCTATAATCTGGCCAGGGCCGGTGAAGAAGTGGAAATGAAATCCCGGGCAACCACCATTTTATACATCAATGCAATTGAAATTGATCTTCCGTTTGTCCGTTTTACGGTAGGATGCTCGAAAGGGACGTACATCCGCAGCCTGGCCCATGATATCGGTCAGGAGCTGGGAGTAGGCGCCTATCTGACCCAGCTGAGAAGGACCAAAATAGGAGAGTACTCCGTGGAACAGGCAAACAGCCGTTTCCTGGAGAATGATTTTAGATTTAACGATACCGAATATATAAGCGATGCAGGAAAAGACACGGATCAATAA
- the rluF gene encoding 23S rRNA pseudouridine(2604) synthase RluF, which translates to MQEKTRINKYLSEIGYCSRRAADKLLEEGRIKVNGKVPELGTKISDEDVVEVDGKPVRESQEKPVYIAFNKPVGIVCTTDTKREQNNIIDYINHPQRIFPIGRLDKPSEGLILLTSDGDIVNKILRARNNHEKEYIVRVDKPITPRFLDKMRNGVPILDTVTKKCEVEKIDEMNFRIVLTQGLNRQIRRMCEYLGYEVKKLKRIRIMNIMLDLPVGKWRDLTEQELSALNALLEDSSKTAD; encoded by the coding sequence ATGCAGGAAAAGACACGGATCAATAAGTACTTATCGGAAATAGGCTATTGCTCAAGACGGGCAGCAGATAAACTTCTGGAGGAAGGACGGATCAAAGTGAACGGGAAAGTGCCCGAGCTGGGAACGAAAATTTCAGATGAAGATGTTGTGGAAGTAGACGGAAAGCCTGTACGTGAGTCTCAGGAGAAACCCGTATATATTGCATTCAACAAACCCGTAGGCATTGTCTGTACCACAGATACCAAACGGGAACAGAATAATATCATAGACTATATCAACCATCCCCAGAGGATTTTCCCGATCGGAAGACTGGATAAGCCGAGCGAAGGACTGATCCTGCTGACGAGTGACGGCGATATTGTCAACAAAATACTACGGGCGCGGAACAATCACGAAAAAGAATATATTGTACGGGTAGATAAGCCTATTACACCGAGGTTCCTGGATAAAATGCGCAACGGAGTTCCTATTCTGGATACGGTGACCAAAAAATGCGAAGTAGAGAAGATTGATGAAATGAATTTCAGGATCGTCCTTACCCAAGGGCTCAACCGGCAGATCCGCAGGATGTGTGAATATCTTGGCTACGAAGTGAAGAAGCTGAAACGCATCCGCATCATGAATATCATGTTAGACCTTCCGGTAGGTAAATGGAGGGACCTGACCGAACAGGAACTTTCAGCTCTGAATGCCCTTCTTGAAGATTCAAGCAAGACAGCAGACTAA
- a CDS encoding helix-hairpin-helix domain-containing protein has translation MKKNDYQKLGVLGIILVTLLIFQEYTGREKADFSDITFISKNTIPAKLSEFDPNDLDVKQWQKLGFSASQAAVILNYKKVVGGSFTSRQQLKKCFAISEDQFSRLEQYILLPEAGAGTYDSYRKAEKRTLSVPGAFNPDHLSHQDWQTMGFSEKQAAAILKYKQYLGGSFLSKEKFRECFIISDENYQKLAPYIILPEKTPASTKTFNNQKAAIRYFTFDPNAASADDWQRLGFSEKQAQTIISYRDKVLKGQFRTVEDLKKCFVVSPEKFEELKPYIRLNPATADSKDKMTYKIPQQEKTDFSKTDLNTITFRQLLEFGLDERSAGSIIGFRKKLGGFMNNQQILQTYNIDQELVQKLVNTAPLNTSDVPRYTLAEAPEEWLKNHPYFKYSADKIIFYRLSEPNEKKIWKFLKLKPEYEERMKWYLK, from the coding sequence ATGAAAAAAAATGATTACCAAAAACTGGGTGTATTGGGGATTATCCTGGTGACCTTACTGATCTTCCAGGAATATACCGGGAGGGAAAAAGCAGATTTTTCCGACATTACCTTTATTTCGAAAAATACAATTCCGGCGAAACTCTCGGAGTTTGATCCCAACGATCTGGATGTGAAGCAGTGGCAAAAGCTTGGATTTTCGGCATCCCAGGCAGCCGTTATCCTGAATTATAAAAAAGTCGTAGGTGGCAGTTTCACATCCCGGCAGCAGCTGAAAAAATGTTTTGCCATTTCTGAAGACCAATTCTCAAGGCTTGAACAATACATCCTCCTTCCGGAAGCAGGAGCAGGTACCTATGACAGCTACAGGAAAGCTGAGAAAAGAACCCTTTCAGTCCCGGGAGCCTTTAATCCCGATCATCTGTCCCATCAGGATTGGCAGACCATGGGATTCTCTGAAAAACAGGCCGCGGCCATCCTGAAATACAAACAATACCTCGGAGGCAGCTTCCTCAGCAAAGAAAAGTTCAGGGAATGTTTCATTATCAGTGACGAAAATTACCAAAAGCTCGCGCCCTACATTATACTGCCGGAAAAGACACCGGCATCAACCAAAACTTTCAACAATCAGAAAGCAGCAATCCGGTATTTCACTTTTGACCCTAATGCCGCTTCAGCAGACGACTGGCAGCGTCTGGGATTTTCTGAAAAACAGGCACAGACCATCATCAGTTATCGGGATAAAGTTCTGAAAGGACAGTTCAGGACCGTTGAAGATCTTAAAAAATGTTTCGTGGTATCACCTGAAAAATTTGAGGAGCTGAAACCGTACATCAGGCTGAATCCTGCAACAGCTGATTCAAAAGATAAAATGACCTATAAAATTCCGCAACAGGAAAAAACGGATTTTTCAAAAACAGACCTGAATACCATTACATTCAGGCAACTCCTGGAGTTTGGACTTGATGAAAGAAGTGCCGGGTCGATCATTGGGTTCAGGAAGAAGCTTGGTGGCTTTATGAATAACCAACAGATCCTCCAGACCTACAATATTGACCAGGAACTGGTACAGAAACTGGTCAACACTGCTCCGCTGAACACATCAGATGTTCCCCGATACACTCTTGCTGAAGCTCCTGAAGAATGGCTGAAGAACCATCCCTATTTTAAATATTCAGCAGATAAAATTATTTTCTACCGTCTCAGCGAACCTAATGAAAAGAAAATCTGGAAATTCCTCAAACTCAAGCCGGAATATGAAGAAAGGATGAAGTGGTATCTTAAATAA
- a CDS encoding MerR family transcriptional regulator — protein sequence MKINLPDKLYYSIGEVAKAFDVNTSLIRYWEQEFPIIKPKKNKKGNRYFTPEDIKNLQIIYHLVKEKGYTLDGAKIALTTNSRISETITLIDRLEFVKAELLKLKESLVEKDTE from the coding sequence ATGAAGATAAATCTCCCAGATAAACTGTATTATTCCATCGGTGAAGTGGCTAAGGCATTTGACGTAAACACTTCCCTCATACGCTATTGGGAGCAGGAATTTCCGATTATCAAGCCTAAAAAGAACAAAAAAGGAAACCGGTACTTTACCCCGGAAGATATTAAAAACCTTCAGATCATCTATCACCTGGTGAAAGAAAAAGGATATACGCTGGACGGAGCCAAGATAGCACTGACCACCAACAGCAGAATTTCCGAAACCATCACGCTGATCGACCGGCTTGAATTTGTGAAGGCTGAGCTTCTGAAGCTAAAGGAATCCCTGGTAGAAAAGGATACAGAATAG
- a CDS encoding AraC family transcriptional regulator: protein MDSISVLNINLFQGGKNTSDFYFSTLKNHLIVGHRHLEKPHRHDFYATILFTGGTGVHEIDFQKYDVARGSLFFMSPGQIHSWELSLDIEGYIFFCSQDFYEMHYVSQKLRDFPFFGSVHFPRKLQLDDDHLKQYLDKIVELEQEYKAQDLMKTGLILSVLSHIFILSSRLFSKDLDHRSQSAGISYLKHYQDFEDLVEEHFVREKSVAFYAAKLNVSAKHLNRIIQTVVQKTATEVITERVVLEAKRMLIHLDENLGEISFRLGYDEYSYFVRVFRKSSGVTPTEFIRKYNS from the coding sequence GTGGATTCCATTTCAGTACTTAACATCAATCTGTTCCAGGGCGGGAAGAATACCTCCGACTTTTATTTCAGCACCCTGAAGAATCATCTGATCGTAGGACATCGCCATCTTGAAAAACCGCATCGCCACGATTTTTATGCGACCATTCTGTTCACCGGCGGAACCGGTGTCCATGAAATTGATTTCCAGAAATATGATGTTGCCAGAGGCAGCCTCTTTTTTATGTCACCCGGACAGATCCATAGCTGGGAACTTTCCTTAGATATTGAAGGATATATTTTCTTTTGTTCGCAGGATTTTTATGAGATGCATTATGTAAGCCAGAAACTAAGGGATTTCCCTTTCTTCGGCTCCGTACATTTTCCGCGGAAACTTCAGCTGGACGATGATCATCTTAAACAATACCTCGATAAAATCGTGGAACTTGAACAGGAGTACAAGGCTCAGGACCTTATGAAAACCGGCCTTATATTATCTGTATTATCGCATATTTTTATCCTTTCGTCCAGGCTTTTTTCAAAAGATCTGGATCACAGGTCTCAATCTGCCGGCATTTCTTATCTTAAACATTACCAGGATTTTGAAGACCTTGTGGAAGAGCATTTTGTCCGTGAGAAGTCCGTTGCCTTTTATGCAGCAAAACTGAATGTCTCGGCGAAGCACCTGAACCGCATTATCCAGACTGTTGTTCAGAAAACAGCAACTGAGGTCATTACGGAAAGGGTAGTCCTTGAAGCTAAGCGAATGCTGATCCATCTGGATGAAAACCTGGGTGAAATTTCTTTCCGGCTGGGGTATGATGAATATTCTTACTTCGTAAGGGTTTTCCGGAAATCTTCCGGCGTGACGCCAACAGAGTTTATCCGGAAATACAACTCTTAG
- the ccoG gene encoding cytochrome c oxidase accessory protein CcoG, with the protein MNMQSDSFQARPQDAHHFRNSVGTMDETGKRKWVYPRKPKGKFTDYRNYTSYLLLALFFGLPFVKVNGNPFLLFNVIDRAFFIFGQPFYLQDFFILALGAVTSVIFVMLFTVVFGRIFCGWLCPQTIFMESVFRKVEFWIEGDRNRQMKLDRQDWDAEKLRKRLLKWFVFAVISVIITNFMFMYIAGYEKVFSIIVQGPVENPLKFLGMIAFAGTFYFVFAWLREQVCTLVCPYGRLQGVLIDKNTINVYYDFRRGENRSKWRNQEDRKAVGKGDCIDCQQCVVVCPTGIDIRNGQQLECVNCTACIDACDEVMEKVGLPKGLIRYATEAEIENREKFRFTSRMKATSLILVLLIGFLGFLMYDRGSLEAKFIKPAGSTYFVKDGRISNTFIYTFLNKSNEQKTLTIKVLNADHARIEFFGSEKITLKGDQILKGNINISFPENEIRFSKQNLAIGVYDEKGKLLDTFETVFEGPFTLAL; encoded by the coding sequence ATGAATATGCAATCCGACAGTTTTCAGGCCCGTCCACAAGATGCTCACCATTTCAGAAATTCAGTAGGTACAATGGATGAGACCGGTAAGAGAAAATGGGTGTATCCCCGCAAACCGAAAGGTAAATTTACCGATTACCGGAATTACACCAGCTATCTGCTGCTTGCTCTATTTTTCGGATTGCCGTTTGTCAAGGTTAACGGAAATCCATTTCTGCTGTTCAATGTGATTGACCGGGCATTTTTCATTTTCGGGCAGCCGTTTTATCTGCAGGATTTTTTCATTCTTGCCTTGGGAGCGGTAACGTCCGTTATTTTTGTCATGCTTTTTACGGTCGTTTTCGGCAGGATCTTCTGTGGGTGGCTTTGTCCGCAGACGATTTTTATGGAAAGTGTTTTCAGGAAAGTGGAATTCTGGATTGAAGGTGACCGCAACAGGCAGATGAAGCTCGACAGGCAGGATTGGGACGCTGAAAAGCTGAGGAAAAGACTTTTGAAATGGTTCGTGTTTGCCGTCATTTCAGTCATCATTACCAACTTCATGTTCATGTACATCGCAGGGTACGAAAAAGTTTTCAGCATTATTGTTCAGGGGCCTGTGGAAAACCCTTTGAAATTCCTGGGAATGATTGCCTTCGCAGGTACGTTTTATTTTGTATTTGCATGGCTGCGTGAGCAGGTATGTACGCTCGTATGTCCGTACGGGAGGCTTCAGGGGGTACTCATTGACAAAAATACCATCAATGTATACTATGATTTCCGGAGAGGAGAAAACCGTTCCAAATGGAGGAATCAGGAAGACAGAAAAGCGGTGGGCAAAGGCGATTGTATCGACTGCCAGCAATGTGTAGTGGTATGCCCTACCGGAATAGACATCAGAAACGGGCAGCAGCTGGAATGCGTCAATTGTACCGCCTGTATCGATGCCTGTGATGAGGTCATGGAAAAAGTAGGCCTTCCCAAAGGCCTGATCCGCTATGCTACGGAGGCCGAAATAGAAAACCGTGAAAAATTCAGGTTTACTTCGCGGATGAAAGCTACCAGCCTGATTCTCGTTCTGCTGATCGGATTCCTGGGATTCCTAATGTATGACAGAGGTTCGCTGGAGGCAAAATTCATCAAACCTGCGGGATCAACTTATTTCGTTAAAGACGGAAGAATCAGCAATACCTTCATATATACGTTCCTGAATAAGTCTAACGAACAAAAAACGCTTACGATCAAGGTGCTTAATGCAGATCATGCACGGATAGAATTTTTCGGTTCAGAAAAAATCACCCTTAAAGGCGATCAGATCCTGAAGGGCAACATCAATATTTCATTTCCGGAAAACGAAATTAGGTTTTCCAAACAGAACCTCGCTATCGGAGTCTATGATGAAAAAGGAAAACTCCTGGACACTTTCGAGACGGTTTTTGAGGGGCCTTTTACCCTTGCCCTGTAA
- a CDS encoding SMP-30/gluconolactonase/LRE family protein, producing the protein MKNIWRAGSVGLVLALVSCKSLNTNAMFYEDIKPEKVSDQFTFTEGPSSDSEGNVYFTDQPNDKIYYWDWKTNKVNHFMDQAGRANGTHFDKDDNLITCSDHKGEIWKISKDKKVEILVNHFEGKRLNGPNDIWNDAFGGMYFTDPLYERDYWVDFKQEIPHKSLYYRDKSGNVTKIETFTQPNGIVGSEKFKKLYVSDIDAGKTYEYDILGEGKLSEKKLFCEMGSDGMTIDKHGNLYLTGDGVHVFNREGKKIYHIPIKEDWTSNVTFAGKHNDILFITATKSVYTLPTKVKGIK; encoded by the coding sequence ATGAAGAATATCTGGCGTGCCGGTTCGGTTGGTTTGGTTTTAGCATTAGTCAGTTGCAAATCACTAAATACTAATGCTATGTTTTATGAAGACATCAAACCGGAAAAAGTTTCGGACCAGTTTACCTTTACGGAAGGCCCATCTTCCGACAGCGAAGGAAATGTTTATTTTACGGATCAGCCCAATGATAAGATCTATTACTGGGACTGGAAAACAAATAAGGTGAACCATTTCATGGATCAGGCGGGAAGGGCTAACGGAACGCATTTCGACAAAGATGATAACCTGATCACCTGTTCAGACCATAAGGGTGAAATCTGGAAAATCTCAAAAGATAAAAAGGTAGAAATCCTGGTGAACCATTTTGAGGGCAAAAGGCTGAACGGCCCCAATGATATCTGGAATGATGCCTTTGGAGGAATGTATTTTACCGATCCTTTATATGAAAGGGATTACTGGGTGGATTTTAAACAGGAAATCCCTCACAAAAGCCTTTATTACAGGGATAAATCAGGCAATGTAACCAAAATTGAGACGTTTACGCAGCCTAACGGTATTGTAGGGAGCGAGAAATTTAAAAAACTCTATGTTTCCGATATTGATGCCGGCAAAACCTATGAATATGATATTCTGGGTGAAGGAAAACTGTCTGAAAAAAAGCTGTTCTGTGAAATGGGCTCTGATGGGATGACGATAGACAAGCACGGCAATCTTTATCTGACTGGCGATGGTGTTCATGTATTCAATCGTGAAGGAAAGAAAATCTACCACATCCCCATCAAGGAAGACTGGACATCCAACGTTACCTTTGCAGGAAAGCATAATGACATCCTGTTCATTACCGCTACAAAATCAGTCTATACTTTACCGACGAAAGTGAAAGGAATAAAATAG
- a CDS encoding PhzF family phenazine biosynthesis protein, whose product MKIKTFIADAFTDELFKGNQAGVCILETPVSEEHMILIAKEFGFSETAFVTKKDHSRYAIRYFSPVMEIPLCGHATMASAKVLFTEHPDMKAITFETHSGTVLELRNADRIEMLFPVHDTQQYALPDEIGDAIGIKDMLDCAYNEYHNIVLVEIGSSTDLQALEPDFNRLKSIDTTINGVLVTARSERQGYDFEYRYFWPWSGSDEDPVTGGVQSFLCKYWTVKLSKKVLHAFQCSERTGSMEVELEDGQTVIRSNAVIFMSGEIHLPV is encoded by the coding sequence ATGAAAATTAAAACATTTATTGCAGATGCTTTTACAGACGAGTTATTCAAAGGCAACCAGGCCGGTGTCTGCATCCTGGAAACACCGGTGTCTGAGGAACACATGATTCTGATTGCCAAAGAATTCGGATTTTCTGAAACGGCATTTGTAACCAAAAAAGACCATAGCCGCTATGCTATCCGTTACTTCTCTCCGGTGATGGAAATCCCGTTGTGCGGCCATGCAACTATGGCCTCTGCAAAAGTGCTGTTTACGGAACATCCGGACATGAAGGCCATTACCTTTGAAACGCATTCCGGCACTGTCCTGGAGCTGAGAAATGCTGACCGCATTGAAATGCTCTTTCCTGTACACGATACACAGCAGTATGCACTTCCGGATGAAATAGGCGACGCTATAGGAATTAAAGACATGCTGGACTGTGCCTATAATGAATACCATAACATCGTACTGGTGGAAATCGGCAGCAGCACAGATCTTCAGGCTCTGGAGCCCGACTTTAACCGACTGAAAAGCATTGACACTACCATTAATGGTGTTCTCGTCACTGCCCGCTCGGAAAGACAAGGTTATGATTTTGAATACCGCTACTTCTGGCCATGGTCAGGATCTGATGAAGATCCGGTAACCGGAGGCGTACAGAGTTTCCTGTGTAAATACTGGACTGTGAAGCTCAGTAAAAAAGTACTTCATGCATTCCAGTGTTCTGAACGGACGGGAAGCATGGAGGTTGAGTTGGAGGATGGACAAACCGTCATAAGGAGCAATGCCGTTATATTCATGTCCGGTGAAATCCATCTGCCGGTTTAA
- a CDS encoding DEAD/DEAH box helicase — protein sequence MELQSIYQKLQIQDMNQMQKSAYKATENGQDIVLLSPTGSGKTLAFLFPVLRNLTKDAQGIQAMILVPARELALQIEQVFKSMGTDFKVSVCYGGHDKKIEVNNLTEAPAVLIGTPGRVVYHLRNNNFDPKSIRTLVLDEFDKALELGFHDDMEFISNSLKGLSQRILTSATAMDEIPAFTGLKNEKTVSFLKLNEAKPDIQLRKVMTISEEKLDTLFSLICKIGNKRTLIFCNHRDAVDRISELLREKGIDHETFHGGMEQDERERALLKFRNDSARILITTDLAARGLDVPEVESIVHYQLPPKEDAFIHRNGRTARMNAKGFAYLIMTEDENFPFIKQDTQEESVKGFHKVPEKTPFQTIYISAGKKDKVNKVDIVGYLIKKGELQKEDIGLIEVKDTTSYAAVARTQVNTVLKKLSSEKLKGKKVKMEIAY from the coding sequence ATGGAATTACAATCTATTTATCAGAAACTCCAGATTCAGGATATGAATCAGATGCAGAAATCGGCTTATAAGGCAACGGAAAACGGGCAGGACATAGTGCTGCTTTCTCCTACGGGCTCCGGTAAGACGCTGGCTTTTTTATTTCCGGTACTGAGAAATCTTACAAAGGATGCCCAGGGAATCCAGGCTATGATTCTGGTGCCGGCAAGAGAACTGGCCCTTCAGATCGAGCAGGTTTTCAAATCGATGGGAACCGATTTTAAAGTTTCCGTTTGTTACGGAGGCCATGATAAAAAGATTGAAGTCAATAATTTAACAGAAGCTCCTGCTGTCCTGATCGGTACACCGGGAAGGGTGGTTTATCATTTGAGAAACAATAATTTTGACCCTAAAAGCATCCGGACATTGGTGCTTGATGAGTTTGACAAGGCCCTGGAACTCGGATTTCATGATGATATGGAATTCATTTCCAATTCCCTGAAAGGCTTAAGCCAACGAATCCTTACGTCCGCTACTGCCATGGATGAAATCCCTGCATTTACAGGACTTAAAAATGAAAAAACAGTCAGCTTCCTGAAGCTTAATGAAGCAAAACCTGATATTCAGCTTAGAAAAGTAATGACGATATCTGAGGAGAAACTGGATACCCTTTTCAGCCTGATCTGTAAGATCGGGAATAAAAGAACGCTTATCTTTTGCAACCACAGGGATGCTGTGGACCGTATTTCCGAACTTTTAAGGGAAAAAGGCATTGACCATGAAACGTTCCACGGTGGCATGGAACAGGATGAAAGGGAACGTGCCCTGCTGAAATTCAGGAATGATTCAGCCCGGATCTTAATCACGACAGACCTGGCTGCGAGAGGCCTGGATGTGCCTGAAGTAGAGTCTATCGTGCATTACCAGCTGCCGCCGAAAGAGGATGCTTTTATCCACAGGAACGGGCGTACGGCAAGAATGAATGCCAAAGGTTTTGCCTATCTGATCATGACGGAAGATGAAAATTTCCCGTTCATTAAACAGGATACGCAGGAAGAAAGTGTAAAAGGCTTCCATAAAGTTCCCGAAAAAACACCATTCCAGACCATTTACATCAGTGCAGGAAAAAAGGATAAGGTAAATAAGGTAGACATTGTTGGATACTTAATTAAAAAAGGAGAACTTCAGAAGGAGGATATCGGCCTGATTGAAGTAAAGGATACGACCTCTTATGCAGCCGTCGCCAGAACTCAAGTCAATACAGTATTGAAAAAGCTGAGCAGCGAAAAACTGAAGGGTAAAAAGGTGAAAATGGAGATCGCCTACTAA
- a CDS encoding carcinine hydrolase/isopenicillin-N N-acyltransferase family protein, producing the protein MNKIILLLVISMMTSGFHSLKACTIFSCSRGGKAYVASNEDDTTPFTRIWYNPATKDRYASICFGAPDMQIAAAMNEHGLFFDYAAANYDLSKLNLTNPYKSDIMWEVLGRCKNVEEAMVILKQYDYISQSQVLLADKEGNSILINPKGIIKKEGDFQINSNCNMINGKLACRRPEIANEMLSESKENNVNFLKSILDKTHQEGELNTLYSTICDLKNGMIYVYLFHDYNTVYKIDLKAELKKGYRIENLADHFPATFAYESFSKNHALYLKESIFREMTDKGITATTDRYISESKTSKNKNLDPALLEVALQLIKYSWNEHNHGGMWDYWFSKPLGYEIKQYKDSKLDCAEKLLKYLSAKDHIDHKLQSFMYEILGFTNLTQGNNILAKELYEKAIFNPEQAYSVTLVRGKEMLERINGNK; encoded by the coding sequence ATGAATAAAATTATTCTTTTGTTGGTAATCAGTATGATGACCTCTGGTTTCCACAGTTTAAAAGCATGTACTATTTTTTCCTGTTCCAGAGGAGGAAAAGCATATGTAGCCTCTAATGAGGATGATACAACACCTTTTACCAGAATATGGTATAACCCTGCGACCAAAGACCGTTACGCTTCCATTTGTTTTGGAGCACCGGATATGCAGATTGCTGCTGCCATGAATGAACATGGATTATTTTTTGATTACGCAGCAGCCAATTATGATTTAAGTAAACTTAATCTTACCAACCCTTATAAAAGTGATATCATGTGGGAGGTTTTGGGAAGATGTAAAAATGTAGAAGAAGCGATGGTCATTTTGAAACAATATGACTACATCTCTCAGTCGCAGGTTTTATTGGCCGATAAAGAAGGAAATTCTATCCTGATTAACCCCAAAGGTATTATCAAAAAAGAAGGCGACTTCCAGATCAACTCAAACTGCAATATGATTAATGGAAAGCTGGCATGCAGAAGACCGGAAATCGCCAATGAGATGCTGTCTGAATCTAAAGAAAACAATGTGAATTTCCTGAAAAGCATCCTCGACAAAACTCATCAGGAAGGAGAATTAAATACATTGTATTCCACAATCTGCGATTTGAAAAACGGAATGATCTATGTTTATCTTTTTCATGATTACAATACAGTATATAAAATTGATCTGAAAGCTGAGCTGAAAAAAGGCTACAGGATAGAAAATCTGGCAGATCATTTTCCTGCAACATTTGCTTATGAAAGTTTCTCAAAAAACCATGCTTTATATCTTAAAGAATCTATCTTCCGGGAAATGACAGATAAAGGTATCACAGCCACCACAGATCGCTATATATCAGAAAGTAAAACATCAAAAAATAAAAATTTAGATCCTGCCTTACTGGAGGTTGCTTTACAGCTTATTAAATATTCCTGGAATGAGCATAATCACGGCGGTATGTGGGATTATTGGTTCAGCAAGCCTTTAGGATATGAAATAAAGCAATATAAAGATTCTAAACTTGATTGTGCGGAGAAACTATTAAAATATTTATCAGCCAAAGACCACATCGATCACAAATTACAAAGCTTCATGTACGAAATCTTGGGTTTCACCAATCTCACACAGGGAAATAATATTTTAGCCAAAGAGTTATATGAAAAAGCAATATTCAACCCTGAACAGGCATACAGTGTAACTCTGGTTCGCGGAAAAGAAATGCTTGAAAGAATAAACGGAAATAAATAA